A region from the Streptomyces lydicus genome encodes:
- a CDS encoding putative leader peptide has product MQSSLSGLRPRGRAVLTKRRAVDLCRVAAMLCRPV; this is encoded by the coding sequence ATGCAGAGCTCATTGAGCGGTCTCCGTCCCCGGGGACGTGCGGTACTGACGAAGCGGCGGGCAGTTGACCTGTGCCGCGTCGCCGCCATGCTCTGTCGCCCTGTCTGA
- a CDS encoding sulfurtransferase, which translates to MSRSDVLVDADWVEAHIEDPKVVLVEVDEDTSAYDKNHIKNAVRIDWKQDLQDPVRRDFVDQEGFEKLLSAKGIGNDDTVVLYGGNNNWFASYAYWYFKLYGHDSVKLLDGGRKKWELDSRDLVDGSEVPQRPATEYRAKAQNTAIRAFRDDVVAAIDNLNLVDVRSPDEFSGKLLAPAHLPQEQSQRPGHVPSARNIPWSKNANDDGTFKSDDELKALYEGESVDLAKDTIAYCRIGERSALTWFVLHELLGQSNVKNYDGSWTEYGSLVGVPIELGANK; encoded by the coding sequence ATGAGCCGTAGCGACGTCCTCGTAGACGCCGACTGGGTCGAGGCCCACATCGAGGACCCGAAGGTCGTCCTCGTCGAGGTTGACGAGGACACCTCGGCCTACGACAAGAACCACATCAAGAACGCCGTCCGGATCGACTGGAAGCAGGACCTCCAGGACCCGGTCCGCCGCGACTTCGTCGACCAGGAGGGCTTCGAGAAGCTGCTCTCCGCCAAGGGCATCGGCAACGACGACACCGTGGTCCTCTACGGCGGCAACAACAACTGGTTCGCCTCCTACGCCTACTGGTACTTCAAGCTCTACGGCCACGACAGCGTCAAGCTGCTCGACGGCGGCCGCAAGAAGTGGGAGCTGGACTCCCGCGACCTGGTCGACGGCTCCGAGGTTCCCCAGCGCCCGGCCACCGAGTACCGGGCCAAGGCCCAGAACACCGCCATCCGTGCCTTCCGGGACGACGTCGTCGCCGCGATCGACAACCTCAACCTGGTCGACGTGCGCTCCCCCGACGAGTTCAGCGGCAAGCTGCTCGCCCCGGCGCACCTCCCGCAGGAGCAGTCGCAGCGCCCCGGCCACGTGCCCAGCGCCCGCAACATCCCGTGGTCGAAGAACGCCAACGACGACGGCACCTTCAAGTCGGACGACGAGCTCAAGGCCCTCTACGAGGGTGAGTCGGTGGACCTGGCCAAGGACACCATCGCCTACTGCCGCATCGGTGAGCGCTCCGCGCTGACCTGGTTCGTCCTGCACGAGCTGCTCGGCCAGAGCAACGTCAAGAACTACGACGGCTCCTGGACCGAGTACGGCTCGCTGGTCGGCGTCCCGATCGAGCTCGGCGCCAACAAGTAA
- a CDS encoding DUF3099 domain-containing protein yields MDAHRRSPVQRRHRRYFVLMGVCLVLFVLAWGVVRLWSVPAAVGMCVVAMVIPPVAAIIGNRREPGERWWDESGDPESDRWWRELDDRGDDKHTQ; encoded by the coding sequence ATGGACGCGCACCGCCGGTCGCCCGTACAGCGCCGCCATCGCAGGTACTTCGTCCTGATGGGCGTGTGCCTGGTGCTGTTCGTCCTGGCCTGGGGCGTGGTGCGGCTGTGGTCGGTGCCGGCCGCGGTGGGCATGTGTGTGGTCGCCATGGTCATTCCGCCGGTCGCGGCGATCATCGGCAACCGCCGGGAGCCCGGTGAGCGCTGGTGGGACGAGTCCGGCGACCCGGAGTCCGACCGCTGGTGGCGCGAGCTGGACGACCGGGGCGACGACAAGCACACGCAGTAG
- a CDS encoding Fur family transcriptional regulator, with product MVTTDWQSDLRRRGYRLTPQRQLVLEAVDRLEHATPDDILTEVRKTAGGVNISTVYRTLELLEELGLVSHAHLGHGAPTYHLADRHHHIHLVCRDCSDVIEADLSVAEPFTAQLRRQFGFETDMKHFAIFGRCAACREKTAEGDG from the coding sequence GTGGTGACCACCGACTGGCAGAGCGACCTCCGCAGGCGCGGATACCGCCTGACCCCCCAGCGTCAGCTCGTACTGGAGGCTGTGGACAGGCTGGAGCACGCCACCCCTGACGACATCCTCACCGAGGTGCGCAAGACCGCGGGCGGGGTGAACATCTCCACGGTCTACCGGACCCTGGAACTCCTCGAAGAGCTGGGCCTGGTCAGCCATGCCCACCTCGGACACGGCGCCCCCACCTACCACCTCGCCGACCGCCACCACCACATCCACCTGGTCTGCCGGGACTGCTCTGACGTCATCGAGGCGGATCTGTCGGTGGCCGAGCCGTTCACGGCCCAGCTGCGACGGCAGTTCGGCTTCGAGACGGACATGAAGCACTTCGCGATCTTCGGACGCTGTGCCGCCTGCCGTGAGAAGACCGCCGAGGGCGACGGCTGA
- a CDS encoding ABC transporter ATP-binding protein, producing MRIEITDLSVEVAGRRLVHDITLRAGSGRMVGLVGPNGSGKSTLLRCVYRALRPAAGTVRLDGADLHAMDAREGARLLAALPQESGTEFDFTVAEVVAMGRLPHQRGAGRASAEDTARCAEALARVGADHLAGRGFLGLSGGEKQRVLIARALAQDPQVLVLDEPTNHLDIAQQLEVLALVRAGGTSRPESGRRLTVLTALHDLNLAARHCDELYVLDGGRIVAAGPPHDVLTPDLLAGVFGVRAHRVRHPESGAVQLLFDRLAAPAPSPVADS from the coding sequence ATGCGGATCGAGATCACGGACCTGTCCGTGGAGGTGGCCGGGCGGCGGCTGGTCCACGACATCACGCTGCGGGCCGGCAGCGGCCGGATGGTCGGCCTGGTCGGCCCCAACGGCAGTGGAAAATCAACCCTGTTGCGCTGCGTCTACCGCGCGCTGCGGCCGGCCGCCGGGACCGTACGGCTGGACGGCGCCGACCTGCACGCCATGGACGCGCGCGAGGGCGCCCGGCTGCTGGCCGCGCTGCCCCAGGAGTCCGGTACGGAGTTCGACTTCACGGTGGCCGAGGTCGTCGCGATGGGGCGGCTGCCGCATCAGCGCGGAGCGGGCCGGGCGAGCGCCGAGGACACCGCGCGGTGCGCCGAGGCGCTGGCCCGGGTCGGCGCGGACCACCTGGCAGGGCGCGGCTTCCTCGGCCTGTCCGGCGGCGAGAAACAGCGGGTGCTGATCGCCCGGGCGCTGGCCCAGGACCCGCAGGTGCTGGTCCTCGACGAGCCGACCAACCACCTGGACATCGCCCAGCAGTTGGAGGTCCTGGCGCTGGTGCGGGCCGGCGGCACCTCCCGGCCGGAGTCCGGGCGGCGGCTGACGGTGCTGACCGCGCTGCACGACCTCAACCTGGCCGCCCGGCACTGCGACGAGCTGTACGTCCTCGACGGCGGCCGGATCGTCGCCGCGGGCCCGCCCCACGATGTGCTCACCCCCGACCTGCTCGCCGGGGTCTTCGGGGTCCGCGCCCACCGCGTACGGCATCCCGAATCGGGCGCCGTCCAGCTGCTGTTCGACCGTCTCGCCGCCCCCGCCCCGAGCCCCGTTGCCGACTCCTGA
- a CDS encoding DUF1416 domain-containing protein: MCGAQAGGPDASTIKPGETTIQGSVTRDGEPVTGYVRLLDSTGEFTAEVPTSATGQFRFYAAEGTWTLRALVPGGTADRTVVAQQGGLAEVAIAV, from the coding sequence ATGTGTGGAGCACAGGCAGGCGGCCCGGACGCCTCGACCATCAAGCCCGGTGAGACCACGATCCAGGGCAGCGTGACCCGCGACGGCGAGCCCGTCACCGGTTACGTCCGCCTCCTGGACAGCACCGGTGAGTTCACCGCCGAGGTTCCCACCTCCGCGACCGGACAGTTCCGCTTCTACGCGGCCGAGGGCACCTGGACGCTGCGTGCGCTCGTCCCGGGCGGCACCGCCGACCGCACCGTCGTCGCCCAGCAGGGCGGCCTGGCGGAGGTCGCCATCGCCGTCTGA
- a CDS encoding FABP family protein gives MIEIPSDLNPALVPLAFLLGNWEGAGVAEFPGTEKCNFGQEVSFSHDGRDFLEYTSHSWVLDAEGKKVRPLESESGYWRIDADRKVEIVMCRDQGVVEVWYGELADQKPQIDLATDAIARTAASGPYSGGKRLYGYVNSDLMWVGEKSTPDVPLRPYMSAHLKKVADLKEWAENLPEDTPDGVSFFRPDGTPYNP, from the coding sequence ATGATCGAGATCCCGTCCGACCTGAACCCGGCCCTGGTGCCGCTCGCCTTCCTCCTCGGCAACTGGGAGGGCGCCGGCGTCGCCGAATTCCCGGGCACCGAGAAGTGCAACTTCGGGCAGGAGGTCAGCTTCAGCCACGACGGCCGTGACTTCCTGGAGTACACCTCGCACAGCTGGGTGCTCGACGCCGAGGGCAAGAAGGTGCGCCCGCTGGAGAGCGAGAGCGGCTACTGGCGCATCGACGCGGACCGCAAGGTCGAGATCGTGATGTGCCGCGACCAGGGCGTGGTGGAGGTCTGGTACGGCGAGCTGGCCGACCAGAAGCCGCAGATCGACCTGGCCACCGACGCCATCGCCCGCACCGCCGCCTCCGGCCCGTACAGCGGTGGCAAGCGGCTCTACGGCTACGTCAACAGCGACCTGATGTGGGTCGGCGAGAAGTCCACCCCGGACGTGCCGCTGCGGCCGTACATGTCGGCGCATCTGAAGAAGGTCGCCGACCTCAAGGAGTGGGCGGAAAACCTCCCCGAGGACACCCCGGACGGCGTCTCCTTCTTCCGTCCCGACGGCACGCCCTACAACCCGTAA
- a CDS encoding MoaD/ThiS family protein, producing the protein MRYWAAAKAAAGTAEEPYAAATLAEALDAARTAHAANPEFARVLLRCSFLVDGDPVGTRDHQAVPLAEGGTVEVLPPFAGG; encoded by the coding sequence GTGCGCTACTGGGCCGCGGCCAAGGCCGCCGCCGGCACGGCAGAGGAGCCGTATGCGGCCGCGACGCTCGCCGAGGCGCTCGACGCGGCGCGCACGGCGCATGCCGCGAACCCCGAGTTCGCGCGCGTCCTGCTGCGCTGCTCATTCCTGGTGGACGGCGATCCGGTCGGCACCCGCGACCACCAGGCGGTGCCGCTGGCCGAGGGCGGCACCGTCGAGGTCCTGCCGCCGTTCGCGGGAGGGTGA
- a CDS encoding ABC transporter ATP-binding protein: MGGQPAEKSMDFKGSGKRLLAQMRPERAVISVALALGVLSVTLTVVGPKVLGHATDLIMSGIIGRQLPGGLTKAQAADQLRAHGQGGLADMIAAMPVVPGHGIDFGAVGRILLWVTLIYVGASLFGFVQARIATRVVQRTVFRLREQVEEKLARLPLSYFDRQQRGEVLSRATNDIDNIQQTLQQTLSQIVASLLTIVGVLVVMFWISWLLALVALVTVPVSVVVATKVGKRAQPQFVQQWKTTGKLNAHIEEMYTGHSLVKVFGRQRESAELFREQNEALYAAGFKAQFISGIIQPAMMFIGNLNYVLVAVVGGLRVASGALSIGDVQAFIQYSRQFSQPLAQVASMANLVQSGVASAERVFELLDADEQVPDPERPARPDRIEGRVAFEDVSFRYAEDKPLIEDLSLAVHPGQTVAIVGPTGAGKTTLVNLLMRFYEVRGGRITLDGTDIAAMSREELRAQIGMVLQDTWLFGGTIAENIAYGAPAGTPMDKIVAAARATHVDRFVRTLPDGYDTVLDDEGSNVSVGEKQLITIARAFLAEPAILVLDEATSSVDTRTEVLIQHAMAQLRTGRTSFVIAHRLSTIRDADVILVMEDGAIVEQGPHEALLAANGAYARLYAAQFAEAIAG, from the coding sequence ATGGGCGGCCAGCCCGCCGAGAAGTCGATGGACTTCAAGGGCTCCGGCAAACGGCTGCTGGCCCAGATGCGGCCCGAGCGCGCCGTCATCTCCGTCGCGCTGGCGCTGGGCGTACTGAGCGTGACGCTCACGGTCGTGGGCCCCAAGGTCCTCGGCCACGCCACCGACCTGATCATGTCCGGCATCATCGGCCGCCAACTGCCCGGCGGCCTCACCAAGGCCCAGGCCGCGGACCAGCTGCGCGCCCACGGCCAGGGCGGTCTCGCCGACATGATCGCCGCGATGCCGGTCGTCCCCGGCCACGGCATCGACTTCGGAGCCGTCGGCCGGATCCTGCTCTGGGTCACCCTGATCTACGTGGGTGCCTCGCTGTTCGGCTTCGTCCAGGCCAGGATCGCCACCCGTGTCGTCCAGCGCACGGTCTTCCGCCTGCGCGAACAGGTCGAGGAGAAGCTGGCGCGGCTGCCGCTGAGCTACTTCGACCGGCAGCAGCGCGGTGAAGTCCTCTCCCGGGCGACCAACGACATCGACAACATCCAGCAGACGCTGCAGCAGACCCTCAGCCAGATCGTGGCCTCGCTGCTGACCATCGTCGGGGTGCTGGTCGTGATGTTCTGGATCTCCTGGCTGCTGGCGCTGGTCGCCCTGGTCACGGTCCCGGTCTCGGTCGTCGTCGCCACCAAGGTCGGCAAGCGCGCCCAGCCGCAGTTCGTCCAGCAGTGGAAGACCACCGGCAAGCTCAACGCGCACATCGAGGAGATGTACACCGGCCACAGCCTGGTGAAGGTCTTCGGCCGCCAGCGGGAGTCCGCCGAGCTGTTCCGCGAACAGAACGAGGCCCTGTACGCCGCCGGGTTCAAGGCCCAGTTCATCTCCGGGATCATCCAGCCCGCGATGATGTTCATCGGCAACCTCAACTACGTCCTGGTGGCCGTGGTCGGCGGCCTCCGCGTCGCCTCCGGCGCCCTGTCCATCGGCGACGTCCAGGCCTTCATCCAGTACTCCCGGCAGTTCAGCCAGCCGCTCGCCCAGGTCGCCTCGATGGCCAACCTCGTCCAGTCCGGTGTCGCCTCCGCCGAGCGGGTCTTCGAACTCCTCGACGCCGACGAGCAGGTCCCCGACCCCGAGCGGCCGGCCCGTCCCGACCGCATCGAGGGCCGGGTCGCGTTCGAGGACGTCTCCTTCCGTTACGCGGAGGACAAGCCGCTCATCGAGGACCTGTCGCTGGCCGTCCACCCCGGCCAGACAGTGGCGATCGTCGGCCCGACCGGCGCCGGCAAGACCACCCTCGTCAACCTCCTGATGCGCTTCTACGAGGTGCGCGGCGGCCGGATCACCCTCGACGGCACCGACATCGCCGCGATGTCCCGCGAGGAGCTGCGCGCGCAGATCGGCATGGTCCTCCAGGACACCTGGCTCTTCGGCGGCACGATCGCCGAGAACATCGCCTACGGAGCCCCCGCGGGCACCCCCATGGACAAGATCGTGGCAGCCGCCCGCGCCACCCACGTCGACCGCTTCGTCCGCACCCTGCCGGACGGCTACGACACGGTCCTCGACGACGAGGGCAGCAATGTCTCCGTCGGCGAGAAGCAGCTGATCACCATCGCCCGCGCCTTCCTCGCCGAACCCGCGATCCTCGTCCTCGACGAGGCCACCAGCTCGGTCGACACCCGCACCGAAGTCCTCATCCAGCACGCCATGGCCCAACTCCGCACCGGCCGCACCAGCTTCGTCATCGCCCACCGCCTCTCCACGATCCGCGACGCGGACGTCATCCTGGTGATGGAGGACGGGGCGATAGTTGAACAGGGGCCGCACGAGGCCCTGTTGGCCGCCAATGGCGCGTATGCGCGCCTGTACGCGGCGCAGTTCGCCGAGGCGATTGCGGGCTGA
- a CDS encoding DsrE family protein: MAKKLVIKVTAGADAPERCSQAFTVAAVAVASGVEVSLWLTGESVWFALPGRAAEFELPHAAPLPELIDGIRAGGGAITVCTQCAARRDIEQKDLIEGAGIAGSQLFVSEIMPDDVQALVY, encoded by the coding sequence ATGGCGAAGAAGCTCGTGATCAAGGTGACGGCGGGTGCGGATGCGCCCGAGCGGTGTTCGCAGGCGTTCACGGTGGCGGCGGTGGCGGTGGCCAGCGGTGTCGAGGTGTCGCTGTGGCTGACCGGGGAGTCCGTGTGGTTCGCGCTCCCGGGGCGGGCGGCGGAGTTCGAGCTGCCGCATGCGGCCCCTCTGCCGGAGCTGATCGACGGGATCCGGGCCGGTGGCGGCGCGATCACCGTCTGCACCCAGTGCGCGGCCCGGCGGGACATCGAGCAGAAGGACCTGATCGAGGGGGCCGGGATCGCCGGTTCCCAGCTGTTCGTCAGCGAGATCATGCCGGACGACGTCCAGGCGCTGGTGTACTGA
- a CDS encoding ABC transporter substrate-binding protein: MRRPTAPLTVLALALALTGCGAKVSGDGSDDTNHASGRHPAGAAGHYPVTVENCGTRTTYDQAPRRVVTNDVGITEIMFALGLEDRMAGYAVPDDKGDLDGLPWKAAYDKVPRLSTKPLTKEMVLDARADLVFAGWNYGFGEDTGLTPAALGKLGIGSYVLTESCHHGTDGSDGTARGVMPPLKALYTDLTTLGKIFGVEDRAAALVKKYKKQVADAADRAPAAAGRPSVFLYDDGRDKPLTSGRYAGPHDIITKAGGENVMKDLKDSWTTVGWETVVARNPDVIVINNYGDTSAAQKKAFLESYAPLAGVPAVKHHRIYVMDYAELVESPRNPAAVGDLARYLRGVRAGG, encoded by the coding sequence ATGCGCCGCCCCACCGCCCCGCTCACCGTCCTCGCCCTCGCGCTCGCCCTGACCGGCTGCGGCGCGAAGGTCTCCGGCGACGGCAGCGACGACACGAACCACGCGTCCGGCCGGCACCCCGCCGGGGCCGCCGGCCACTACCCCGTCACCGTCGAGAACTGCGGCACCCGCACCACCTACGACCAAGCACCCCGCCGGGTGGTCACCAATGACGTCGGCATCACCGAGATCATGTTCGCGCTGGGCCTGGAGGACCGGATGGCCGGCTATGCCGTGCCGGACGACAAGGGCGATCTCGACGGCCTGCCCTGGAAGGCCGCGTACGACAAGGTCCCCCGGCTCTCGACCAAGCCGCTCACCAAGGAGATGGTCCTCGACGCGCGTGCCGACCTGGTCTTCGCGGGCTGGAACTACGGCTTCGGCGAGGACACCGGCCTGACCCCCGCCGCCCTCGGCAAGCTCGGCATCGGCAGCTACGTCCTGACCGAGTCCTGCCACCACGGCACGGACGGCTCGGACGGCACGGCGCGCGGCGTGATGCCGCCGCTGAAGGCGCTCTACACCGACCTGACCACGCTCGGGAAGATCTTCGGCGTCGAGGACCGCGCCGCCGCCCTGGTGAAGAAGTACAAGAAGCAGGTGGCCGACGCCGCGGACCGGGCCCCCGCCGCGGCCGGACGTCCGTCCGTCTTCCTCTACGACGACGGCCGCGACAAGCCGTTGACCTCGGGCAGGTACGCCGGACCGCACGACATCATCACCAAGGCGGGCGGCGAGAACGTCATGAAGGACCTCAAGGACTCCTGGACGACGGTCGGCTGGGAGACCGTCGTCGCCCGCAACCCCGACGTCATCGTGATCAACAACTACGGCGACACCTCCGCCGCACAGAAGAAGGCGTTCCTGGAGTCCTACGCCCCGCTCGCCGGCGTCCCGGCCGTCAAGCACCACCGGATTTACGTCATGGATTACGCCGAACTCGTCGAAAGCCCCCGCAACCCGGCCGCGGTCGGCGACCTGGCCCGCTACCTGCGGGGCGTACGGGCGGGCGGCTGA
- a CDS encoding FecCD family ABC transporter permease, producing MATPTAHPTTDRAGAPPPPRRPPLPPLLAVLTAVLLGSLLCGTGLGAAGLSWSEALRYLGAGLTGGTISPDEVSGYTIVWELRFPRAVLAAVVGAGLSAIGVAVQALVRNALADPFVLGISSGAAVGANAVLLFGALGGLGVWALSVSAFASALLAMALVYAAARTAHGLTPLRLVLTGTAMYYGFSAVTTLMVFTADRGEAARSAMMWLLGSLSGAGWNSVPIAAAAVAAALAHLLLSAGRLNALAMGDETAAALGVDAHRLRRELFVVAAAVTGAVVAVSGAIGFVGLMVPHVARMLVGADHRRVLAVAPLLGAVLLVWVDLLSRVLLAPVELPVGVLTAVIGVPCFVLLMRRRGYTFGGGA from the coding sequence GTGGCGACCCCCACCGCGCACCCGACGACGGACCGGGCCGGCGCACCACCGCCGCCCCGGCGGCCGCCGCTACCGCCCCTGCTCGCCGTCCTCACCGCCGTCCTGCTCGGCTCCCTGCTGTGCGGGACCGGCCTCGGCGCCGCCGGTCTGAGCTGGTCGGAGGCGCTGCGCTATCTGGGCGCCGGGCTGACCGGCGGGACGATCTCGCCCGACGAGGTCTCCGGCTACACCATCGTGTGGGAGCTGCGCTTCCCCCGGGCCGTCCTGGCGGCCGTGGTCGGCGCCGGGCTCTCCGCCATCGGGGTCGCCGTCCAGGCCCTGGTCCGCAATGCGCTCGCCGATCCGTTCGTCCTCGGCATCTCCTCCGGCGCCGCCGTCGGTGCCAACGCCGTCCTCCTCTTCGGGGCGCTCGGCGGCCTGGGCGTCTGGGCGCTGTCGGTGTCGGCGTTCGCCTCCGCGCTGCTCGCCATGGCGCTCGTCTACGCGGCCGCCCGCACCGCCCACGGGCTCACCCCGCTGCGCCTGGTGCTGACCGGCACCGCGATGTACTACGGCTTCTCTGCCGTCACCACCCTGATGGTCTTCACCGCCGACCGCGGCGAGGCGGCCCGCTCGGCGATGATGTGGCTGCTCGGGAGCCTGAGCGGGGCCGGCTGGAACTCGGTGCCGATCGCCGCCGCCGCGGTGGCCGCGGCCCTGGCCCATCTGCTGCTCTCCGCGGGCCGGCTGAACGCCCTGGCGATGGGCGACGAGACCGCCGCCGCCCTGGGCGTGGACGCGCACCGGCTGCGCCGTGAGCTGTTCGTCGTCGCGGCCGCCGTCACCGGTGCGGTGGTCGCGGTCAGCGGCGCGATCGGCTTTGTCGGGCTGATGGTGCCGCATGTGGCCCGGATGCTGGTCGGCGCCGACCACCGCCGGGTACTGGCCGTCGCGCCGCTGCTCGGCGCGGTGCTGCTGGTGTGGGTGGATCTGCTCTCGCGGGTGCTGCTGGCGCCCGTCGAGCTGCCGGTCGGGGTCCTCACCGCCGTCATCGGCGTGCCCTGCTTCGTGCTGCTGATGCGGCGGCGCGGCTACACCTTCGGGGGCGGCGCCTGA
- a CDS encoding LmeA family phospholipid-binding protein, with translation MRALRVLLIFLVIFGGLFVAADRVAVNLVEDKAADKIRSSQGLDKAPEVSIKGFPFLTQVAGRSLDEVDAELGGIEARAQGHALRIDRLSAQFHEVGLTSDYTSIKSAATATGNARINYADLTKAAGGGVTIGYGGQKDGRGQVKISPKIPVLSSLDVTGSITIVGGDTVRLRADGLPAVCRALPGCESKVRAQTDHDWKLDQLPGNLKLEKVATTPEGLSISAAGKDVKLPG, from the coding sequence ATGCGTGCACTACGCGTGCTGTTGATCTTCCTCGTCATATTCGGCGGGCTGTTCGTCGCCGCCGACCGGGTGGCGGTGAACCTGGTCGAGGACAAGGCCGCGGACAAGATCCGCAGCAGCCAGGGGCTCGACAAGGCCCCGGAGGTCTCGATCAAGGGCTTCCCGTTCCTGACCCAGGTCGCGGGCCGCAGCCTCGACGAGGTGGACGCCGAGCTCGGGGGGATCGAGGCCCGTGCCCAGGGGCATGCGCTGCGCATCGACCGGCTCTCGGCGCAGTTCCACGAGGTCGGGCTGACCAGCGACTACACCTCCATCAAGAGCGCCGCCACGGCCACCGGCAACGCCCGGATCAACTACGCCGACCTGACCAAGGCGGCGGGCGGCGGCGTCACCATCGGCTACGGCGGGCAGAAGGACGGCCGCGGCCAGGTCAAGATCTCGCCGAAGATCCCGGTCCTCAGCTCGCTGGACGTGACCGGCTCCATCACGATCGTGGGCGGCGACACCGTCCGGCTGCGCGCCGACGGGCTCCCGGCGGTGTGCCGGGCCCTGCCGGGCTGTGAGAGCAAGGTGCGCGCCCAGACCGACCACGACTGGAAGCTGGACCAGCTGCCCGGCAACCTGAAGCTGGAGAAGGTCGCGACCACGCCCGAGGGGCTTTCGATCTCCGCCGCCGGCAAGGACGTCAAGCTTCCCGGCTGA
- a CDS encoding ABC transporter ATP-binding protein — MLVQLARAHLRPHRRSISVIVLLQLIQTLATLYLPTLNADIIDNGVVKGDTGYILGVGGFMVAVTLLQIVCAIGAVYFGARTAMALGRDIRAAVFDRVQSFSAREVGAFGAPSLITRTTNDVQQVQMLVLMTFTMMVSAPIMCVGGVIMALNQDVPLSGLLLVIVPVLGILVALIVRRMRPLFRGVQERIDTVNRVLREQITGIRVIRAFVRDRHERERFAGASTDLYEVSLRAGRLMSMMFPLVMLIVNLSSVAVVWFGGLRIDSGSMQIGALTAFLSYLMYILMSIMMATFMVMMLPRAEVCAERIQEVLGTDSSVTPPRNPVTELRRHGELELRGVEFRFPGAEQPVLKDISLIARPGETTAVIGSTGSGKSTLLGLVPRLFDATGGTVLVDGEDVRTLDQETLARAIGLVPQKPYLFSGTVATNLRYGNPDATDDELWHALETAQARDFVERMEGGLDAPIAQGGGNVSGGQRQRLAIARALVRRPEIYLFDDSFSALDYATDAALRAALSRETDRATVVIVAQRVATIRGADRIVVLDEGRVVGTGTHAELMAGNETYREIVLSQLTEQEAA; from the coding sequence GTGTTGGTCCAACTCGCACGGGCGCATTTGCGGCCCCACCGGCGCTCGATATCCGTGATCGTGCTGCTTCAGCTGATCCAGACCCTGGCAACCCTCTATCTGCCCACCCTCAACGCCGACATCATCGACAACGGTGTCGTGAAGGGGGACACGGGCTACATCCTCGGCGTCGGCGGGTTCATGGTCGCCGTCACCCTGCTGCAGATCGTCTGCGCGATCGGTGCCGTCTACTTCGGTGCCCGTACGGCCATGGCGCTGGGCCGGGACATCCGTGCCGCGGTCTTCGACCGGGTGCAGTCCTTCTCCGCCCGCGAGGTGGGCGCCTTCGGCGCGCCGTCGCTGATCACCCGCACCACCAATGACGTCCAGCAGGTCCAGATGCTGGTGCTGATGACGTTCACGATGATGGTCTCGGCGCCGATCATGTGCGTCGGCGGCGTCATCATGGCGCTCAACCAGGACGTGCCGCTGTCCGGCCTCCTCCTGGTCATCGTCCCGGTCCTCGGGATTCTCGTCGCACTGATCGTGCGCCGGATGCGGCCGCTGTTCCGCGGGGTGCAGGAGCGCATCGACACCGTCAACCGCGTGCTGCGCGAGCAGATCACCGGCATCCGCGTCATCCGCGCCTTCGTCCGCGACCGGCACGAGCGCGAGCGGTTCGCCGGGGCCAGCACCGATCTCTACGAGGTGTCGCTGCGCGCCGGCCGGCTGATGTCGATGATGTTCCCGCTGGTCATGCTGATCGTGAACCTCTCCAGCGTGGCCGTGGTGTGGTTCGGCGGGCTGCGGATCGACAGCGGGTCCATGCAGATCGGCGCGCTGACGGCGTTCCTCAGCTACCTGATGTACATCCTGATGTCGATCATGATGGCGACGTTCATGGTGATGATGCTGCCGCGCGCCGAGGTCTGCGCCGAGCGCATCCAGGAGGTCCTGGGGACCGACTCCAGCGTCACCCCGCCCCGGAACCCCGTCACCGAACTCCGCCGCCACGGCGAACTGGAACTGCGCGGCGTCGAGTTCCGCTTCCCCGGCGCCGAACAGCCGGTCCTCAAGGACATCTCGCTGATCGCCCGCCCCGGTGAGACCACCGCCGTCATCGGCTCCACGGGCTCCGGCAAGTCGACCCTCCTCGGGCTCGTCCCGCGGCTCTTCGACGCGACCGGCGGCACGGTTCTGGTCGACGGCGAGGACGTCCGCACCCTCGACCAGGAGACGCTGGCCAGGGCCATCGGCCTGGTCCCGCAGAAGCCGTACCTCTTCTCCGGCACCGTCGCCACCAACCTGCGCTACGGCAACCCGGACGCCACCGACGACGAGCTGTGGCACGCCCTGGAGACCGCCCAGGCGCGGGACTTCGTCGAGCGGATGGAAGGCGGCCTGGACGCCCCGATCGCGCAGGGCGGCGGCAATGTCTCCGGCGGCCAGCGCCAGCGGCTGGCGATCGCCCGCGCCCTGGTGCGACGCCCCGAGATCTACCTCTTCGACGACTCCTTCTCCGCGCTGGACTACGCGACGGACGCCGCGCTGCGTGCCGCGCTCTCCCGCGAGACCGACCGCGCGACGGTGGTGATCGTCGCCCAGCGGGTCGCCACCATCCGCGGCGCTGACCGGATCGTCGTCCTCGACGAAGGCCGGGTCGTCGGCACCGGCACCCATGCCGAGCTGATGGCCGGCAACGAGACCTACCGGGAGATCGTGCTCTCCCAGCTCACCGAGCAGGAGGCGGCGTGA